In a single window of the Bactrocera dorsalis isolate Fly_Bdor chromosome 2, ASM2337382v1, whole genome shotgun sequence genome:
- the LOC105223316 gene encoding inhibitor of growth protein 1, with amino-acid sequence MLNPVSTEALLYSATYVDNYIDSVENLPDDVQRHLSRIRDIDVQYRSLLRDVDHYYDLWRSLQNNNGSEGNCTRRARAIARMQQSLIQAQELGDEKMQIVNLLQELIDHKTRQLDTDQKNLDIKEEMQQQQSRIDQLQQADDIVGPTPAKQARASSPTRDSNTFCANGGSSSGAGGGGSTPNSERSSHASNGTSGSGTVNGASNTGTGSMAGLESQRSASKRSRRRNESAIMNSNVEFGGNESNSANEGGGSNGGGANERQTGQKTSVGAAQKKHNSQHQNASGSGGAGGGNTSGAGAGSGNNSGKKKKRKTRGGQSSAQASVREETPPPDPIDPDEPTYCVCNQISFGEMILCDNDLCPIEWFHFSCVSLVLKPKGKWFCPNCRGDRPNVMKPKAQFLKELERYNKEKEEKT; translated from the exons ATGTTGAATCCCGTTTCAACTGAAGCATTACTCTACTCGGCTACATATGTCGATAATTATATAGATTCGGTCGAAAATCTTCCAGATGATGTGCAACGGCATTTGTCCCGTATACGTGATATAGATGTACAATACAGAA GCCTGCTACGTGACGTTGATCATTATTACGATTTGTGGCGTTCATTACAGAATAATAACGGCAGTGAAGGGAATTGTACTAGACGTGCCAGAGCTATTGCACGCATGCAACAGAGCCTTATACAAGCACAAGAATTGGGTgatgaaaaaatgcaaatagtAAATTTATTGCAGGAGTTGATAGATCATAAGACACGCCAACTAGACACTGATCAGAAGAATCTCGATATTAAAGAGgaaatgcaacagcaacagagTCGAATTGATCAATTGCAACAAGCTGACGATATTGTAGGTCCAACACCAGCGAAACAAGCGCGAGCTTCAAGTCCAACACGTGATAGCAACACATTTTGTGCAAATG GTGGTTCATCTAGCGGAGCGGGTGGAGGTGGCTCTACACCGAATTCTGAACGATCTAGCCATGCAAGCAATGGTACCAGTGGTAGTGGAACTGTCAATGGCGCCAGCAATACTGGTACGGGATCAATGGCAGGCCTAGAAAGTCAACGTTCGGCTAGCAAACGTTCTCGAAGGCGTAATGAGAGTGCGATTATGAATAGTAATGTGGAATTTGGTGGAAATGAATCTAATTCTGCTAACGAAGGTGGTGGAAGTAACGGAGGAGGTGCGAATGAACGGCAAACCGGACAGAAAACATCTGTTGGTGCAGCGCAGAAAAAACATAACTCCCAGCATCAAAATGCCAGTGGCAGTGGTGGAGCTGGTGGTGGAAATACATCTGGAGCTGGAGCGGGTAGTGGCAACAATTCcggcaagaagaagaagagaaagacaCGAGGTGGTCAATCATCAGCGCAGGCAAGCGTTCGAGAAGAGACACCACCTCCGGATCCAATTGATCCAGATGAACCGACATATTGTGTATGCAATCAG ATATCTTTTGGCGAAATGATACTCTGCGATAATGACCTGTGCCCCATCGAGTGGTTCCACTTTTCGTGCGTTTCACTGGTACTGAAACCAAAAGGTAAGTGGTTCTGCCCGAATTGTCGAGGGGATCGTCCAAATGTGATGAAACCAAAAGCTCAATTCCTTAAAGAGCTAGAACGTTATAACAAAGAAAAGGAGGAAAAAACCTAA
- the LOC105223314 gene encoding uncharacterized protein LOC105223314, whose product MSTGFSINGKIYNVTLSSLPADITLNTFIREYVGLSGTKFMCQEGGCGVCVCVVTGKHPITGNVRTWTVNSCLTLLNTCVDWDITTTEGIGNKSVGYHAIQKRLAKMNGTQCGFCSPGFVMSMYGLLKSKGGNVTMEEVENSFGGNICRCTGYRPILDTMKSFAVDSTIEVPKECQDIEDINNIICTKTSNLCKSSCTILSKRPRINYKDGSDWSWPKSIGELFSTIEQLKIKKYFLVAGNTATGVFRRDPFIKTFIDVNCVSELRQHSITPKALTLGANLSLTDTMAIFEEAAKMKGFEYCQQLWNHFDLIANLPVRNMGTLAGNLIMKHNHNDFPSDVYIVFEALNAQVVLQESLVKEKTVTMTEFLKTDMSGKIIRAIILRPYIREQYIFDSYKIMIRAQNAHAYVNAAFLINVERPSLKIQNARICFGGISPGFIHATAIEEFMKGKQLYDSQVIAKVFSIANSTFIADPDPSNGSAEYRQKLACGLLYKTILKNTPESLIPQRLLSGAEILKRPLSSGKQVYESIPEDHPVHQPIEKFEGLKQTAGEATYANDIPVAVNQLWAAFVTAKLVGATVANIDTSAAFKLPGVVAFLTSKDIPGKNTISGNEPMFFLENEELFVSGAIKFYNQPIGVIVAESNATANMAAELVKITYDGEGSEVFPTLHDVLKSSRSDRINHTVKSLIENLKIEDSYDVCGLGKLDLGLQYHFFLEPHTAAAIPFEGGLEVYATTQWMDLLQGVLTELLDMKNNEVQVKVRRLGGGFGGKGTRNSFAACAASLAALKLNRPVRFVQSIESMMNVLGKRWAFHCRYEFYVKQTGKIVALRSEFYEDAGYQSNESPMGHTVLVSKNCYEFTDNYKLDGYMVLTDSPSNTPCRGPGSVEGIAMIENIIEHISFETGLDPIDVRKANLIPGHKMEQMLVYFIQSTDYKMRKQKVKTFNENNRWRKKGLGIAIMEYHIGYFGQFPATLAIYHRDGTVIISHGGIEMGQGMNTKIAQLASLELGIPVDMIRFEGSNTVNGANSMVTGGSIGSETLCYAVRKCCNIINERLKNVRQSLKNPSWLQIIQTAYNQHISLIVSEDCKPNDMDPYTVCALALVEVEVDILTGNYHLPRVDILEDAGESLNPNVDIGQIEGAFMMGLGYWTSEEIVVDENTGELKTNRTWNYKPPGAKDIPIDFRIEMLSGSPNVAGFMRSKATGEPAICLGIAVGFALQEALQSSRSDAGLAKKWIPLTAPMTPERVLLHSGTDYSMLHLNYT is encoded by the exons TTACATTGTCCAGTCTACCAGCAGATATAACATTAAATACTTTTATTCGTGAGTATGTGGGACTTTCAGGTACAAAATTTATGTGCCAAGAGGGTGGTTGCGGTGTATGTGTTTGCGTTGTTACGGGAAAACATCCAATTACTGGAAATGTACGAACATGGACCGTCAACTCT TGTTTGACATTGCTGAATACGTGCGTAGATTGGGATATAACAACCACGGAAGGTATTGGTAATAAGAGTGTTGGCTATCATGCAATTCAGAAACGTTTGGCCAAAATGAATGGCACTCAATGTGGATTTTGTTCGCCTGGATTCGTAATGAGTATGTATGGTTTACTGAAATCTAAAGGTGGCAATGTTACCATGGAAGAGGTGGAGAATTCTTTCGGCGGCAACATTTGTCGCTGTACTGGCTACCGACCTATATTAGACACCATGAAGTCTTTTGCTGTCGATAGTACAATCGAAGTTCCTAAAGAGTGTCAGGATATTGAAGatatcaataatataatatgtactaaaacttcaaatttatgcaaaagcTCTTGTACTATCCTCTCAAAACGACCGCGTATAAATTATAAGGACGGTAGTGATTGGTCTTGGCCCAAGTCAATTGGTGAATTATTCTCAACTAtcgaacaattaaaaattaagaaatattttttggttgctGGTAACACTGCTACTGGTGTTTTTCGGCGCGATCCGTTTATTAAAACGTTTATAGATGTTAATTGTGTGTCTGAACTGAGACAACACAGTATTACTCCAAAGGCCCTAACTTTAGGCGCTAACTTAAGTTTAACAGATACAATGGCAATATTTGAAGAGGCAGCTAAAATGAAAGGATTTGAATACTGTCAACAACTTTGGAATCATTTCGATTTGATTGCAAATCTACCAGTCCGAAAT ATGGGTACTTTGGCAGGTAATCTTATCATGAAGCACAATCATAATGATTTTCCCTCCGATGTGTACATCGTTTTTGAAGCACTAAACGCTCAAGTGGTACTTCAAGAAAGTctagtaaaagaaaaaacagtAACAATGACAGAGTTCCTGAAAACTGACATGAGCGGTAAAATTATTAGAGCAATTATTCTCCGACCTTACATACGTGagcaatatatttttgattcttACAAG ATTATGATAAGAGCACAAAATGCACATGCCTACGTCAACGCTGCATTTCTAATAAATGTTGAAAGACCAAGccttaaaatacaaaatgctCGTATTTGTTTCGGAGGTATAAGTCCTGGCTTTATTCATGCGACGGCAATCGAAGAATTTATGAAAGGAAAGCAGCTATACGATTCACAAGTTATAGCAAAGGTTTTCTCAATAGCCAATAGTACTTTCATTGCTGATCCAGACCCATCTAATGGTTCGGCTGAATATAGACAGAAACTTGCCTGTGGTCTTCTTTATAAAACCATATTGAAAAATACTCCAGAAAGCTTAATTCCACAGAGATTACTAAGCGGTGCAGAAATCCTCAAGCGTCCACTATCCTCGGGCAAACAAGTGTATGAGAGTATACCAGAAGATCATCCTGTGCACCAACCCATTGAGAAATTCGAAGGTTTAAAGCAAACAGCAGGGGAAGCAACTTATGCAAATGACATTCCCGTAGCAGTAAACCAACTGTGGGCTGCTTTTGTTACTGCGAAACTTGTGGGGGCTACAGTAGCAAATATTGACACTTCTGCCGCATTTAAATTACCAGGTGTCGTTGCATTCTTAACATCCAAAGATATCCCAGGAAAAAATACAATTAGCGGCAATGAACCCATGTTTTTCTTGGAAAACGAAGAACTATTTGTTAGCGgtgcaattaaattttacaatcagCCTATTGGGGTAATAGTAGCGGAGTCAAATGCTACTGCTAATATGGCTGCCGAATTGGTAAAGATTACTTATGACGGCGAAGGAAGTGAAGTTTTTCCTACTTTACATGATGTTCTCAAGAGCAGTCGCTCAGATAGAATCAATCATACGGTTAAGTCACTCATAGAAAATCTAAAGATTGAAGATAGTTATGATGTATGTGGTTTAGGAAAATTGGATTTGGGTCTGCAATATCATTTTTTCTTGGAACCGCATACCGCTGCAGCTATACCATTCGAAGGTGGATTGGAGGTATATGCAACTACTCAGTGGATGGACCTTCTACAAGGTGTATTAACAGAATTACTTGATATGAAAAATAACGAAGTCCAAGTGAAAGTACGTCGTTTGGGTGGCGGATTTGGTGGTAAAGGAACTCGAAATTCCTTTGCTGCTTGTGCTGCATCTTTAGCTGCCCTCAAGCTTAACCGCCCGGTGCGTTTTGTTCAATCTATAGAATCGATGATGAATGTTCTAGGAAAGCGGTGGGCTTTTCATTGCCGGTACGAATTTTACGTTAAGCAAACAGGAAAAATAGTTGCTTTGCGTAGTGAGTTTTATGAGGACGCAGGATATCAATCCAATGAATCACCAATGGGTCACACTGTTTTAGTATCTAAAAATTGCTATGAATTTACTGACAATTACAAATTGGATGGCTATATGGTTTTAACCGATTCACCCAGTAACACACCGTGCCGAGGGCCTGGTTCAGTGGAGGGAATTGCCATGATTGAGAACATTATCGaacatatttcttttgaaacaGGACTAGACCCAATCGACGTACGAAAAGCCAACTTAATTCCAGGTCATAAAATGGAACAAATGTTGGTATACTTTATACAATCGACTGATTACAAAATGCGAAAGCAGAAAGTTAAAacctttaatgaaaataatcgcTGGCGAAAGAAAGGTCTAGGGATCGCCATCATGGAGTACCATATTGGATATTTTGGACAATTTCCGGCCACCTTAGCTATTTATCATCGTGATGGCACTGTCATCATTTCACATGGTGGTATCGAAATGGGTCAAGGCATGAACACGAAAATAGCACAATTAGCGTCTCTTGAGTTAGGCATACCAGTGGATATGATTCGATTTGAAGGGAGCAACACTGTTAATGGTGCTAATAGCATGGTGACTGGAGGATCCATTGGCAGCGAAACACTCTGCTAC gcgGTGCGTAAATGTTGTAATATAATTAACGAACGTCTGAAAAATGTACGGCAATCACTTAAAAACCCTTCATGGTTACAAATAATACAAACTGCTTACAATCAACACATTAGTTTAATTGTAAGCGAAGATTGTAAGCCCAACGACATGGACCCGTATACTGTTTGTGCTTTAGCCCTTGTTGAAGTGGAAGTCGACATACTTACCGGAAATTATCATCTTCCTCGCGTGGATATCTTGGAAGATGCAGGCGAGAGTCTGAATCCAAATGTAGATATTGGACAAATTGAAGGAGCATTTATGATGGGTCTCGGCTATTGGACGTCTGAAGAAATAGTTGTCGATGAAAATACTGGGGAACTGAAGACGAACCGAACATGGAATTATAAACCGCCCGGAGCTAAAGACATACCGATAGATTTTCGCATTGAGATGTTAAGCGGCAGTCCAAATGTAGCTGGATTTATGCGGTCTAAAG CAACTGGCGAACCAGCAATTTGTTTGGGAATAGCTGTAGGCTTTGCTTTGCAGGAAGCCTTACAATCTTCACGTTCTGATGCTGGTTTAGCGAAAAAGTGGATTCCCTTAACTGCGCCTATGACGCCGGAGCGAGTTTTGCTACATTCAGGCACCGATTATAGCATGCTGCATCTGAATTATACTTAA